The Macaca thibetana thibetana isolate TM-01 chromosome 19, ASM2454274v1, whole genome shotgun sequence genome has a segment encoding these proteins:
- the ZNF442 gene encoding zinc finger protein 442 isoform X4 produces MIVFGGEDRNDFFLPDSQTSEERKQYDSVAFEDVAVNFTWEEWALLGPSQKTLYRDVMWETIRNLNCIGMKWEDTDVDQHKNPRRSLRCLIVERFSESNQIPGSTVNEKTRGVDPCESSVHGEVIMGCSFLNCYITFDAGHKPDECQEYGEKPHTHKQCGTTFNYHHSFQTQERPHTGKKHYDCKECGKTFSSSGNLRRHIIVQRGGGPYICKLCGKAFFWPSLFRIHERTHTGEKPYECKQCFKAFPIYSSYLRHERTHTGEKPYECKHCSKAFPDYSSYVRHERTHTGEKPYTCKQCGRAFSVSSSLRIHERTHTGEKPYECQQCGKAFHHLGSFQRHMIRHTGDGPHKCKICGRGFDCPSSLQSHERTHTGEKPYECKQCGKALSHRSSFRSHMIMHTGDGPHKCKVCGKAFVYPSVFQRHERTHTGEKPYECKECGKAFRISSSLRRHETTHTGEKPYKCKCGKAFIDFYSFQNHKTTHTGEKPYECKECGKAFSCFTYLSQHKRIHTAEKPYECKTCKKAFSHFGNLKVHERIHSGEKPYECKECRKAFSWLTCLLRHERIHTGKKSYECQQCGKAFTRSRFLRGHERIHTGEKMHECKECGKTLSSLSSLHRHKRTHWRDTL; encoded by the exons ATGATCGTATTTGGGGGAGAAGACAGAAATGATTTCTTCCTTCCTGACTCTCAGACTagtgaagagagaaaacaatat GATTCAGTTGCCTTTGAGGATGTGGCTGTGAACTTCACCTGGGAAGAGTGGGCTTTGCTGGGTCCATCACAGAAGACTCTGTACAGAGATGTGATGTGGGAAACCATTAGGAACCTGAACTGTATAG GAATGAAATGGGAAGACACAGACGTTGATCAGCACAAAAATCCCAGGAGGAGCCTAAG ATGTCTTATCGTAGAGAGATTCAGTGAAAGTAACCAGATTCCAGGTAGTACTGTGAATGAAAAAACTCGTGGAGTAGATCCCTGTGAAAGCAGTGTGCATGGAGAAGTCATCATGGGTTGTTCATTCCTTAATTGCTACATCACATTTGATGCTGGACACAAACCAGATGAGTGTCAGGAATATGGAGAAAAGccacatacacataaacaatGTGGGACAACCTTCAATTATCACCACTCTTTTCAAACACAGGAAAGACCTCACACTGGAAAGAAACACTATGattgtaaggaatgtgggaaaaccTTCAGTTCTTCGGGAAACCTTCGAAGACACATAATAGTACAACGTGGAGGTGGACCTTATATATGTAAGTTGTGTGGAAAAGCCTTTTTTTGGCCTAGTTTATTTCGTATACATGaaagaactcacactggagagaaaccgtaTGAATGTAAGCAGTGTTTTAAAGCCTTCCCTATTTACAGTTCCTATCTAAGACATgaaagaacacacactggggagaAACCATATGAATGCAAGCACTGTTCTAAAGCCTTCCCTGATTACAGTTCCTATGTAAGACATGaaagaactcacactggagagaaaccctatacaTGTAAACAATGTGGAAGAGCCTTCAGTGTTTCCAGTTCCCTTCGAATACATGaaagaactcacactggagagaaaccctatgaatgtcaGCAATGTGGGAAAGCATTTCATCATCTGGGAAGCTTTCAAAGACACATGATAAGGCACACTGGAGATGGACCTCATAAATGTAAGATATGTGGGAGAGGCTTTGATTGTCCTAGTTCACTGCAAAGTCATGaaagaactcacactggagagaaaccctatgaatgcaaGCAGTGTGGGAAAGCATTATCTCATCGCTCAAGCTTTCGAAGTCACATGATAATGCACACTGGAGATGGACCTCATAAATGCAAGGTATGTGGGAAAGCCTTTGTTTATCCCAGTGTATTTCAAAGACATGAAAGGActcatactggtgagaaaccctatgaatgtaaggaatgtggtaAAGCCTTCCGTATTTCTAGTTCCCTTCGAAGGCATGAAAcaactcatactggagagaaaccctataaatgtaaatgtgggaaagcctttattgatttctattcctttcaaaatcacaaaacaactcacactggagagaagccatatgagtgtaaggaatgtgggaaagcatTCAGTTGTTTCACATACCTTTCTCAACATAAAAGGATCCACACAGCTGAAAAACCTTATGAGTGTAAAACATGTAAGAAAGCCTTCAGTCATTTTGGTAACTTAAAAGTCCATGAAAGGATTCACTCTGGAGAGAAACcgtatgaatgtaaggaatgcaGGAAAGCATTCTCTTGGCTCACTTGCCTTCTACGACATGAAAGAATTCACACTGGAAAGAAATCTTATGAATGTCAACAATGTGGTAAAGCTTTCACTCGTTCCCGTTTCCTTCGAGGACATGAAAggattcacactggagagaagatgcatgaatgtaaggaatgtgggaaaacaCTGAGTTCTCTCAGTTCCTTGCATAGACATAAAAGGACTCACTGGAGAGATACTCTATAA
- the ZNF442 gene encoding zinc finger protein 442 isoform X1: MLAAGSLGENPGHRGSREMDSVAFEDVAVNFTWEEWALLGPSQKTLYRDVMWETIRNLNCIGMKWEDTDVDQHKNPRRSLRCLIVERFSESNQIPGSTVNEKTRGVDPCESSVHGEVIMGCSFLNCYITFDAGHKPDECQEYGEKPHTHKQCGTTFNYHHSFQTQERPHTGKKHYDCKECGKTFSSSGNLRRHIIVQRGGGPYICKLCGKAFFWPSLFRIHERTHTGEKPYECKQCFKAFPIYSSYLRHERTHTGEKPYECKHCSKAFPDYSSYVRHERTHTGEKPYTCKQCGRAFSVSSSLRIHERTHTGEKPYECQQCGKAFHHLGSFQRHMIRHTGDGPHKCKICGRGFDCPSSLQSHERTHTGEKPYECKQCGKALSHRSSFRSHMIMHTGDGPHKCKVCGKAFVYPSVFQRHERTHTGEKPYECKECGKAFRISSSLRRHETTHTGEKPYKCKCGKAFIDFYSFQNHKTTHTGEKPYECKECGKAFSCFTYLSQHKRIHTAEKPYECKTCKKAFSHFGNLKVHERIHSGEKPYECKECRKAFSWLTCLLRHERIHTGKKSYECQQCGKAFTRSRFLRGHERIHTGEKMHECKECGKTLSSLSSLHRHKRTHWRDTL, from the exons GATTCAGTTGCCTTTGAGGATGTGGCTGTGAACTTCACCTGGGAAGAGTGGGCTTTGCTGGGTCCATCACAGAAGACTCTGTACAGAGATGTGATGTGGGAAACCATTAGGAACCTGAACTGTATAG GAATGAAATGGGAAGACACAGACGTTGATCAGCACAAAAATCCCAGGAGGAGCCTAAG ATGTCTTATCGTAGAGAGATTCAGTGAAAGTAACCAGATTCCAGGTAGTACTGTGAATGAAAAAACTCGTGGAGTAGATCCCTGTGAAAGCAGTGTGCATGGAGAAGTCATCATGGGTTGTTCATTCCTTAATTGCTACATCACATTTGATGCTGGACACAAACCAGATGAGTGTCAGGAATATGGAGAAAAGccacatacacataaacaatGTGGGACAACCTTCAATTATCACCACTCTTTTCAAACACAGGAAAGACCTCACACTGGAAAGAAACACTATGattgtaaggaatgtgggaaaaccTTCAGTTCTTCGGGAAACCTTCGAAGACACATAATAGTACAACGTGGAGGTGGACCTTATATATGTAAGTTGTGTGGAAAAGCCTTTTTTTGGCCTAGTTTATTTCGTATACATGaaagaactcacactggagagaaaccgtaTGAATGTAAGCAGTGTTTTAAAGCCTTCCCTATTTACAGTTCCTATCTAAGACATgaaagaacacacactggggagaAACCATATGAATGCAAGCACTGTTCTAAAGCCTTCCCTGATTACAGTTCCTATGTAAGACATGaaagaactcacactggagagaaaccctatacaTGTAAACAATGTGGAAGAGCCTTCAGTGTTTCCAGTTCCCTTCGAATACATGaaagaactcacactggagagaaaccctatgaatgtcaGCAATGTGGGAAAGCATTTCATCATCTGGGAAGCTTTCAAAGACACATGATAAGGCACACTGGAGATGGACCTCATAAATGTAAGATATGTGGGAGAGGCTTTGATTGTCCTAGTTCACTGCAAAGTCATGaaagaactcacactggagagaaaccctatgaatgcaaGCAGTGTGGGAAAGCATTATCTCATCGCTCAAGCTTTCGAAGTCACATGATAATGCACACTGGAGATGGACCTCATAAATGCAAGGTATGTGGGAAAGCCTTTGTTTATCCCAGTGTATTTCAAAGACATGAAAGGActcatactggtgagaaaccctatgaatgtaaggaatgtggtaAAGCCTTCCGTATTTCTAGTTCCCTTCGAAGGCATGAAAcaactcatactggagagaaaccctataaatgtaaatgtgggaaagcctttattgatttctattcctttcaaaatcacaaaacaactcacactggagagaagccatatgagtgtaaggaatgtgggaaagcatTCAGTTGTTTCACATACCTTTCTCAACATAAAAGGATCCACACAGCTGAAAAACCTTATGAGTGTAAAACATGTAAGAAAGCCTTCAGTCATTTTGGTAACTTAAAAGTCCATGAAAGGATTCACTCTGGAGAGAAACcgtatgaatgtaaggaatgcaGGAAAGCATTCTCTTGGCTCACTTGCCTTCTACGACATGAAAGAATTCACACTGGAAAGAAATCTTATGAATGTCAACAATGTGGTAAAGCTTTCACTCGTTCCCGTTTCCTTCGAGGACATGAAAggattcacactggagagaagatgcatgaatgtaaggaatgtgggaaaacaCTGAGTTCTCTCAGTTCCTTGCATAGACATAAAAGGACTCACTGGAGAGATACTCTATAA
- the ZNF442 gene encoding zinc finger protein 442 isoform X2, whose amino-acid sequence MWETIRNLNCIGMKWEDTDVDQHKNPRRSLRCLIVERFSESNQIPGSTVNEKTRGVDPCESSVHGEVIMGCSFLNCYITFDAGHKPDECQEYGEKPHTHKQCGTTFNYHHSFQTQERPHTGKKHYDCKECGKTFSSSGNLRRHIIVQRGGGPYICKLCGKAFFWPSLFRIHERTHTGEKPYECKQCFKAFPIYSSYLRHERTHTGEKPYECKHCSKAFPDYSSYVRHERTHTGEKPYTCKQCGRAFSVSSSLRIHERTHTGEKPYECQQCGKAFHHLGSFQRHMIRHTGDGPHKCKICGRGFDCPSSLQSHERTHTGEKPYECKQCGKALSHRSSFRSHMIMHTGDGPHKCKVCGKAFVYPSVFQRHERTHTGEKPYECKECGKAFRISSSLRRHETTHTGEKPYKCKCGKAFIDFYSFQNHKTTHTGEKPYECKECGKAFSCFTYLSQHKRIHTAEKPYECKTCKKAFSHFGNLKVHERIHSGEKPYECKECRKAFSWLTCLLRHERIHTGKKSYECQQCGKAFTRSRFLRGHERIHTGEKMHECKECGKTLSSLSSLHRHKRTHWRDTL is encoded by the exons ATGTGGGAAACCATTAGGAACCTGAACTGTATAG GAATGAAATGGGAAGACACAGACGTTGATCAGCACAAAAATCCCAGGAGGAGCCTAAG ATGTCTTATCGTAGAGAGATTCAGTGAAAGTAACCAGATTCCAGGTAGTACTGTGAATGAAAAAACTCGTGGAGTAGATCCCTGTGAAAGCAGTGTGCATGGAGAAGTCATCATGGGTTGTTCATTCCTTAATTGCTACATCACATTTGATGCTGGACACAAACCAGATGAGTGTCAGGAATATGGAGAAAAGccacatacacataaacaatGTGGGACAACCTTCAATTATCACCACTCTTTTCAAACACAGGAAAGACCTCACACTGGAAAGAAACACTATGattgtaaggaatgtgggaaaaccTTCAGTTCTTCGGGAAACCTTCGAAGACACATAATAGTACAACGTGGAGGTGGACCTTATATATGTAAGTTGTGTGGAAAAGCCTTTTTTTGGCCTAGTTTATTTCGTATACATGaaagaactcacactggagagaaaccgtaTGAATGTAAGCAGTGTTTTAAAGCCTTCCCTATTTACAGTTCCTATCTAAGACATgaaagaacacacactggggagaAACCATATGAATGCAAGCACTGTTCTAAAGCCTTCCCTGATTACAGTTCCTATGTAAGACATGaaagaactcacactggagagaaaccctatacaTGTAAACAATGTGGAAGAGCCTTCAGTGTTTCCAGTTCCCTTCGAATACATGaaagaactcacactggagagaaaccctatgaatgtcaGCAATGTGGGAAAGCATTTCATCATCTGGGAAGCTTTCAAAGACACATGATAAGGCACACTGGAGATGGACCTCATAAATGTAAGATATGTGGGAGAGGCTTTGATTGTCCTAGTTCACTGCAAAGTCATGaaagaactcacactggagagaaaccctatgaatgcaaGCAGTGTGGGAAAGCATTATCTCATCGCTCAAGCTTTCGAAGTCACATGATAATGCACACTGGAGATGGACCTCATAAATGCAAGGTATGTGGGAAAGCCTTTGTTTATCCCAGTGTATTTCAAAGACATGAAAGGActcatactggtgagaaaccctatgaatgtaaggaatgtggtaAAGCCTTCCGTATTTCTAGTTCCCTTCGAAGGCATGAAAcaactcatactggagagaaaccctataaatgtaaatgtgggaaagcctttattgatttctattcctttcaaaatcacaaaacaactcacactggagagaagccatatgagtgtaaggaatgtgggaaagcatTCAGTTGTTTCACATACCTTTCTCAACATAAAAGGATCCACACAGCTGAAAAACCTTATGAGTGTAAAACATGTAAGAAAGCCTTCAGTCATTTTGGTAACTTAAAAGTCCATGAAAGGATTCACTCTGGAGAGAAACcgtatgaatgtaaggaatgcaGGAAAGCATTCTCTTGGCTCACTTGCCTTCTACGACATGAAAGAATTCACACTGGAAAGAAATCTTATGAATGTCAACAATGTGGTAAAGCTTTCACTCGTTCCCGTTTCCTTCGAGGACATGAAAggattcacactggagagaagatgcatgaatgtaaggaatgtgggaaaacaCTGAGTTCTCTCAGTTCCTTGCATAGACATAAAAGGACTCACTGGAGAGATACTCTATAA
- the ZNF442 gene encoding zinc finger protein 442 isoform X3 gives MKWEDTDVDQHKNPRRSLRCLIVERFSESNQIPGSTVNEKTRGVDPCESSVHGEVIMGCSFLNCYITFDAGHKPDECQEYGEKPHTHKQCGTTFNYHHSFQTQERPHTGKKHYDCKECGKTFSSSGNLRRHIIVQRGGGPYICKLCGKAFFWPSLFRIHERTHTGEKPYECKQCFKAFPIYSSYLRHERTHTGEKPYECKHCSKAFPDYSSYVRHERTHTGEKPYTCKQCGRAFSVSSSLRIHERTHTGEKPYECQQCGKAFHHLGSFQRHMIRHTGDGPHKCKICGRGFDCPSSLQSHERTHTGEKPYECKQCGKALSHRSSFRSHMIMHTGDGPHKCKVCGKAFVYPSVFQRHERTHTGEKPYECKECGKAFRISSSLRRHETTHTGEKPYKCKCGKAFIDFYSFQNHKTTHTGEKPYECKECGKAFSCFTYLSQHKRIHTAEKPYECKTCKKAFSHFGNLKVHERIHSGEKPYECKECRKAFSWLTCLLRHERIHTGKKSYECQQCGKAFTRSRFLRGHERIHTGEKMHECKECGKTLSSLSSLHRHKRTHWRDTL, from the exons ATGAAATGGGAAGACACAGACGTTGATCAGCACAAAAATCCCAGGAGGAGCCTAAG ATGTCTTATCGTAGAGAGATTCAGTGAAAGTAACCAGATTCCAGGTAGTACTGTGAATGAAAAAACTCGTGGAGTAGATCCCTGTGAAAGCAGTGTGCATGGAGAAGTCATCATGGGTTGTTCATTCCTTAATTGCTACATCACATTTGATGCTGGACACAAACCAGATGAGTGTCAGGAATATGGAGAAAAGccacatacacataaacaatGTGGGACAACCTTCAATTATCACCACTCTTTTCAAACACAGGAAAGACCTCACACTGGAAAGAAACACTATGattgtaaggaatgtgggaaaaccTTCAGTTCTTCGGGAAACCTTCGAAGACACATAATAGTACAACGTGGAGGTGGACCTTATATATGTAAGTTGTGTGGAAAAGCCTTTTTTTGGCCTAGTTTATTTCGTATACATGaaagaactcacactggagagaaaccgtaTGAATGTAAGCAGTGTTTTAAAGCCTTCCCTATTTACAGTTCCTATCTAAGACATgaaagaacacacactggggagaAACCATATGAATGCAAGCACTGTTCTAAAGCCTTCCCTGATTACAGTTCCTATGTAAGACATGaaagaactcacactggagagaaaccctatacaTGTAAACAATGTGGAAGAGCCTTCAGTGTTTCCAGTTCCCTTCGAATACATGaaagaactcacactggagagaaaccctatgaatgtcaGCAATGTGGGAAAGCATTTCATCATCTGGGAAGCTTTCAAAGACACATGATAAGGCACACTGGAGATGGACCTCATAAATGTAAGATATGTGGGAGAGGCTTTGATTGTCCTAGTTCACTGCAAAGTCATGaaagaactcacactggagagaaaccctatgaatgcaaGCAGTGTGGGAAAGCATTATCTCATCGCTCAAGCTTTCGAAGTCACATGATAATGCACACTGGAGATGGACCTCATAAATGCAAGGTATGTGGGAAAGCCTTTGTTTATCCCAGTGTATTTCAAAGACATGAAAGGActcatactggtgagaaaccctatgaatgtaaggaatgtggtaAAGCCTTCCGTATTTCTAGTTCCCTTCGAAGGCATGAAAcaactcatactggagagaaaccctataaatgtaaatgtgggaaagcctttattgatttctattcctttcaaaatcacaaaacaactcacactggagagaagccatatgagtgtaaggaatgtgggaaagcatTCAGTTGTTTCACATACCTTTCTCAACATAAAAGGATCCACACAGCTGAAAAACCTTATGAGTGTAAAACATGTAAGAAAGCCTTCAGTCATTTTGGTAACTTAAAAGTCCATGAAAGGATTCACTCTGGAGAGAAACcgtatgaatgtaaggaatgcaGGAAAGCATTCTCTTGGCTCACTTGCCTTCTACGACATGAAAGAATTCACACTGGAAAGAAATCTTATGAATGTCAACAATGTGGTAAAGCTTTCACTCGTTCCCGTTTCCTTCGAGGACATGAAAggattcacactggagagaagatgcatgaatgtaaggaatgtgggaaaacaCTGAGTTCTCTCAGTTCCTTGCATAGACATAAAAGGACTCACTGGAGAGATACTCTATAA